From Rhododendron vialii isolate Sample 1 chromosome 10a, ASM3025357v1, the proteins below share one genomic window:
- the LOC131303832 gene encoding eukaryotic translation initiation factor 3 subunit B-like: MDALWLLLLILVSCMTITVIYRWGGGKEDKYFARIGKIVIYVYETDTFTLIDKKSIKVENVKDISWSPTDPILALFVPELGGGNQPARLSLIQIPGKEELTQKKLFSVSDCKMFWQSSGEYLAAKVDRCTCHQLDVSSNLQG, encoded by the exons ATGGATGCTTTGTGGCTATTGTTATTAATTCTTGTCTCATGTATGACTATCACTGTCATTTACAGATGGGGTGGCGGAAAAGAGGATAAGTATTTTGCCCGAATTGGTAAAATTGTTATCTATGTCTATGAAACAGACACCTTTACTCTTATTGACAAGAAATCCATAAAGGTTGAAAACGTTAAGGACATTAGTTGGTCGCCTACTGATCCCATTCTTGCACTCTTTGTTCCAGAACTTGGAGGAGGAAACCAACCTGCAAGG TTGAGTCTCATTCAAATCCCTGGCAAAGAGGAGTTGACGCAGAAGAAACTTTTCAGTGTTAGTGATTGCAAAATGTTTTGGCAAAGCAGTGGAGAGTACCTTGCTGCGAAGGTTGATCGGTGTACTTGTCACCAGCTGGACGTTTCATCTAACTTGCAGGGTTGA